The Gouania willdenowi chromosome 20, fGouWil2.1, whole genome shotgun sequence genome window below encodes:
- the emc9 gene encoding ER membrane protein complex subunit 9, giving the protein MGEVELSCRAYVKMYLHACLFPRVSINGLLLSSSPAGGAVYVTDCVPLLHSHLSLAPVTQLALTQVDVWCSQTQQRIVGYYQANACASDSSPTPCATRIADKIAEQFENAVLLMLDGSKMSPDYRVPPIVMYERKDSRWILKDKHTIMLRQWEETRDIAGQMLESGDHALLVDFDSHLDDITRDWTNQKLNAKIAELASPANGSI; this is encoded by the exons ATGGGTGAGGTGGAGCTCTCCTGTCGGGCTTATGTGAAGATGTACCTGCACGCCTGCTTGTTTCCTCGCGTGAGCATCAACGGTCTGCTGCTGTCCTCCAGCCCAGCGGGGGGCGCTGTGTACGTGACAGACTGTGTGCCGCTGCTTCACTCACACCTGTCTCTCGCTCCGGTCACTCAGCTGGCGCTCACACAG GTGGATGTGTGGTGTTCACAGACTCAACAAAGGATTGTGGGATACTATCAAGCCAACGCCTGTGCGTCAGACAGCAG CCCGACTCCGTGCGCCACCAGAATAGCCGATAAGATTGCTGAGCAGTTTGAAAATGCTGTTTTATTAATG CTCGATGGCAGCAAAATGTCTCCCGACTATCGTGTTCCTCCCATCGTGATGTACGAGAGGAAAGACTCGAGGTGGATCCTCAAAGACAAACACAC GATAATGCTGCGTCAGTGGGAGGAGACCCGAGACATCGCGGGACAGATGCTGGAGTCAGGCGACCATGCGCTATTGGTGGATTTTGATTCCCACCTGGATGACATCACAAGGGACTGGACCAATCAGAAACTGAATGCAAAGATAGCCGAGTTGGCATCGCCAGCTAACGGGAGCATTTAG